The following coding sequences lie in one Lolium perenne isolate Kyuss_39 chromosome 2, Kyuss_2.0, whole genome shotgun sequence genomic window:
- the LOC127329414 gene encoding uncharacterized protein, whose product MLVVDQKDLDGYLFRTIKEPGDKTSAEGKKWKTVNSLLIGWLLNSVVPSIVRSVEGLSTTAEIWKPFSTQYSGKGNAMLIARIDGNIRHLRQGDMTVMAYVAELQALWADRDNCDPLELYDAASIESGHKWIARRCVLMFLEGLNKCFDGRNASLLHHTSLPTLDEAIAAMAQEEVWLSVEPADEKVVSAPSFVVTERR is encoded by the coding sequence atgtTGGTTGTGGATCAGAAAGATCTTGATGGGTACTTATTTAGGACTATCAAAGAACCAGGAGACAAGACTAGTGCTGAGGGAAAGAAGTGGAAAACCGTCAACTCTCTGCTTATTGGGTGGTTGTTGAACTCGGTGGTGCCCTCCATTGTGCGTTCCGTGGAGGGGCTATCCACAACTGCTGAAATATGGAAGCCCTTTTCCACCCAGTACTCTGGTAAAGGCAATGCCATGCTCATTGCTCGGATTGATGGGAATATTCGCCATCTCCGCCAGGGGGACATGACAGTGATGGCATATGTGGCAGAGCTGCAAGCCTTATGGGCTGATCGGGATAACTGTGACCCTCTCGAACTCTATGATGCAGCCTCCATTGAGTCAGGGCACAAGTGGATAGCACGCAGGTGTGTGCTTATGTTTTTGGAAGGGCTAAATAAGTGCTTTGATGGTAGAAATGCATCTCTGCTACACCACACCTCCTTGCCCACTCTTGACGAGGCCATTGCAGCAATGGCTCAAGAGGAGGTGTGGCTCTCTGTGGAACCAGCAGATGAGAAAGTTGTGTCAGCTCCTTCGTTTGTCGTGACCGAGCGCAGATAG